The Flavobacteriaceae bacterium 3519-10 genome includes a window with the following:
- a CDS encoding Phosphopantetheine adenylyltransferase, translating to MRIAVFPGSFDPITLGHFDIVERAAPLFDKIIIAIGQNSQKKYMFSLEQRIEFIKKTFEKFPNVEVDHFEGLTIDYCRSKNVNFILRGLRNPADFEFEKAIAQTNRELTQSNKVETIFLLTSASKSFISSSIVREIITFGGNYELLVPDTVRVNVGKK from the coding sequence ATGAGAATTGCTGTTTTTCCCGGATCATTTGATCCAATTACGCTCGGACATTTTGATATCGTGGAAAGAGCAGCGCCGCTCTTCGACAAGATCATTATCGCGATCGGCCAGAATTCGCAGAAAAAGTACATGTTTTCACTCGAGCAGCGGATTGAGTTTATCAAAAAAACCTTTGAAAAATTCCCGAATGTTGAAGTAGATCATTTCGAAGGCCTCACGATTGATTACTGCCGCAGCAAAAACGTAAATTTCATTTTACGTGGTTTAAGAAATCCGGCAGATTTCGAGTTCGAAAAAGCCATTGCCCAGACCAACCGTGAGCTTACCCAGAGCAACAAAGTGGAAACTATTTTCCTGCTGACCTCGGCAAGCAAATCCTTCATCAGCAGCAGCATCGTCCGCGAAATTATCACTTTCGGCGGCAATTATGAGCTTCTGGTTCCCGATACGGTGAGGGTTAATGTGGGTAAGAAATGA
- a CDS encoding LSU ribosomal protein L33p has translation MAKKGNRVQVILECTEHKETGVAGMSRYITTKNKKNTTERLELKKFNPVLKKYTLHKEIK, from the coding sequence ATGGCCAAAAAAGGTAACAGAGTACAGGTAATTCTGGAGTGCACAGAGCACAAAGAAACCGGTGTAGCAGGAATGTCTAGATACATTACGACCAAAAATAAAAAGAACACTACCGAGAGATTGGAGCTTAAAAAATTCAATCCTGTTCTGAAGAAATACACCCTTCACAAAGAGATTAAGTAA
- a CDS encoding LemA protein — MKNRGCMSAGTIGIALLVIAAILFFWGKNGYNTFTTKEQNVNTKWSNVETVYQKRANLIPNLERTVKSYSQFEQETLTNVVEARSKATSINVDPTNMTEADIAKFQAAQGELTGALSRLMAVVESYPNLKADQQYLNFQREYTAIENSIRSETVYFNEAAQDYNTSIKTFPNNILANFTNFKEKPYFKAAVGAENAPEVFTN, encoded by the coding sequence ATGAAAAATAGAGGATGTATGAGCGCCGGAACCATCGGAATTGCGCTTCTTGTAATTGCGGCAATTTTGTTCTTCTGGGGCAAAAACGGCTACAACACCTTCACCACAAAGGAACAGAATGTGAACACAAAATGGTCGAACGTTGAAACCGTTTACCAAAAACGCGCAAACCTGATTCCTAACCTCGAAAGAACCGTTAAATCCTATTCCCAGTTTGAGCAGGAAACTTTAACAAATGTTGTTGAAGCGCGTTCAAAAGCCACTTCAATAAACGTCGATCCAACCAATATGACTGAGGCTGACATAGCAAAATTCCAGGCGGCACAGGGAGAACTTACCGGCGCGTTAAGCCGTTTGATGGCTGTGGTAGAAAGCTATCCGAACCTTAAAGCGGATCAGCAGTACCTGAATTTCCAGCGTGAATATACAGCGATTGAAAACAGCATCCGAAGCGAAACCGTATATTTTAACGAAGCCGCTCAGGATTATAACACTTCGATCAAAACATTCCCGAATAACATACTGGCCAACTTCACCAACTTCAAAGAAAAACCGTATTTTAAAGCAGCCGTGGGTGCTGAAAACGCGCCTGAGGTTTTCACCAACTAG
- a CDS encoding Maebl: protein MTDDKLAVLIDADNVPYANVTQMLEEISRYGTPTIKRIYADWTKPTVSGWKGVLLENAITPIQQYSYTTGKNSSDSALIIDAMDILYSEKVTGFCIVSSDSDFTRLATRLREAGMTVIGFGEKKTPKPFISACDKFIYLEILKNTATETAVEKKTAKPKRKAEPLSKVDARTVKLIVESVNDLADESGWTFLGNLGNFIIKKKPDFDPRNFGFPKLLPLIRNTGKFEIDERETGLNNIRHIYIKEK from the coding sequence ATGACAGATGATAAACTGGCCGTACTGATTGATGCCGATAATGTACCTTACGCCAACGTAACCCAAATGCTTGAGGAAATTTCCCGTTACGGAACGCCCACCATCAAACGGATCTACGCCGACTGGACCAAACCCACCGTTTCGGGTTGGAAGGGTGTTCTGCTCGAAAATGCCATCACACCGATCCAGCAGTACAGTTATACCACCGGAAAAAACTCCAGCGACAGCGCACTGATCATCGATGCGATGGATATACTTTATTCGGAGAAAGTTACAGGCTTCTGCATCGTCTCCAGCGACAGCGATTTTACGAGGCTTGCCACGCGCCTGCGCGAAGCGGGTATGACGGTGATCGGCTTCGGAGAAAAGAAAACACCCAAGCCATTTATCTCTGCATGTGATAAGTTTATTTACCTCGAAATACTTAAAAATACAGCCACCGAAACCGCTGTGGAAAAGAAAACAGCAAAACCCAAACGGAAAGCCGAACCGCTGAGCAAAGTGGATGCGCGTACCGTAAAACTCATTGTGGAAAGCGTAAACGATCTCGCAGACGAAAGCGGCTGGACTTTTCTGGGAAATCTCGGAAACTTTATCATCAAAAAGAAACCTGATTTCGATCCGCGGAATTTCGGATTCCCGAAACTTCTGCCTTTAATAAGAAATACCGGTAAGTTCGAGATCGACGAGCGTGAAACCGGGCTAAACAACATCCGTCACATCTACATCAAAGAAAAATAG
- a CDS encoding peptidyl-dipeptidase I, whose product MKKSTLQYQAPEFDKIRDEHFKPAFDYGMKVQLAELDQIANNSAAPTFENTILALENSGEILKRAQLVFYNLTGSNTNPALQKLEEEYAPVFSGLSDKILLNEKLYARINAINTAGLGAEEKRVVELYKTNFEIAGANLSPENKEKVKKINEELATLSTQFTSKLLDARKNGAVVISDVKELDGLSQDEIAAAAADAKAAGHEGKYLLTLLNTTQQPLLQNLKNRATREKLFKASWYRAEKGNADDTRSILERQARLRLQKAQLSGKKSFAEWKLQDQMAKTPEKALDLLAQLATPAVATAKRESNEIQALIDKQKGGFTVEPWDWNYYSEQVRKAKYDLDENEIKPYFEVSTVLEKGVFFAAEKFYGITFKERKDLPVYHPDVVAYEVFDNDGKSMALYYLDFYTRSNKNGGAWMSNFVEQSHLLGQKPVIVNVFNYQKPAEGKPSLISYDDVSTMFHEFGHTLHGLFADQKYVLISGTNTPRDFVEFPSQINEFFALEPSVLKNYALHYETKKPMPQALVEKIKKAASFNQGYSTTELVSAATIDMSWHSVTDESQFKPTLEFEKDALAKFGFNLKQVPPRYHSPYFAHIWGGGYSAGYYAYMWSDLLNADAWDWISTNGGMTRANGDRFRKHILSVGNSVDLNQAYRDFTGRTPDIKPLLINKGFISK is encoded by the coding sequence ATGAAGAAAAGTACGCTACAGTATCAGGCACCTGAGTTCGATAAAATCCGCGACGAGCATTTTAAACCCGCTTTCGATTACGGAATGAAAGTGCAACTCGCCGAACTTGATCAGATCGCCAACAACAGTGCGGCGCCTACGTTCGAAAACACCATTCTCGCCCTTGAAAACAGCGGTGAAATCCTTAAACGGGCGCAACTTGTATTCTATAATTTAACAGGTTCAAATACCAATCCTGCGTTGCAGAAACTTGAAGAAGAATATGCACCGGTATTTTCGGGCTTGAGCGATAAAATATTACTCAACGAAAAACTGTACGCAAGAATCAACGCGATTAACACTGCCGGTTTAGGCGCAGAAGAAAAGCGCGTGGTGGAACTTTATAAAACCAATTTCGAGATTGCAGGCGCTAATCTGTCGCCTGAAAATAAAGAAAAGGTAAAAAAAATCAATGAAGAACTCGCAACACTTTCAACCCAGTTCACCAGCAAACTTCTCGATGCACGGAAGAATGGAGCAGTTGTGATTTCTGATGTAAAAGAACTCGACGGACTCTCACAGGACGAGATTGCCGCGGCCGCAGCGGATGCCAAAGCCGCAGGCCATGAAGGCAAATATCTGCTTACACTTTTAAATACTACGCAACAGCCGCTTCTTCAGAATTTGAAAAACCGTGCGACGCGCGAAAAACTCTTCAAAGCATCGTGGTATCGCGCCGAGAAAGGCAACGCAGATGACACACGTAGCATTTTGGAACGTCAGGCAAGACTCAGACTTCAGAAGGCACAGCTCTCGGGCAAAAAATCTTTCGCTGAATGGAAGCTGCAGGACCAAATGGCAAAAACGCCCGAAAAAGCGCTCGATCTTTTGGCGCAGCTCGCAACGCCAGCAGTTGCGACAGCTAAGCGTGAAAGTAACGAAATACAGGCGTTGATCGATAAGCAGAAAGGTGGCTTCACCGTGGAGCCCTGGGACTGGAATTATTATTCAGAGCAGGTTCGGAAAGCTAAATACGACCTCGACGAAAATGAAATAAAACCTTATTTTGAAGTATCCACCGTGCTTGAAAAAGGAGTTTTCTTTGCGGCTGAAAAATTCTACGGCATCACTTTCAAAGAAAGAAAAGACCTGCCTGTTTATCATCCTGATGTTGTTGCGTACGAAGTTTTCGATAACGATGGAAAATCCATGGCGCTTTATTATTTAGATTTCTACACCCGAAGCAACAAAAATGGCGGTGCATGGATGAGCAACTTTGTGGAGCAGTCGCATCTGTTGGGCCAGAAACCTGTTATTGTGAATGTATTTAATTATCAGAAACCCGCCGAAGGAAAACCGTCATTGATTTCCTACGATGATGTTTCCACGATGTTTCATGAGTTCGGGCATACTTTACACGGCCTGTTTGCAGACCAGAAATACGTTTTGATTTCTGGAACGAATACTCCGCGTGATTTCGTAGAATTCCCGTCGCAGATTAATGAATTTTTCGCGCTTGAACCCTCAGTTTTAAAGAATTATGCGCTGCATTATGAGACAAAAAAGCCGATGCCGCAGGCGCTGGTTGAAAAAATAAAGAAAGCCGCGTCATTTAATCAGGGATATTCTACGACAGAACTGGTTTCTGCGGCTACGATTGATATGAGCTGGCATTCGGTAACGGATGAATCTCAGTTTAAACCTACGCTTGAGTTTGAAAAAGATGCTTTGGCGAAATTTGGTTTTAATCTGAAGCAGGTTCCGCCAAGATACCATTCTCCGTATTTCGCGCACATTTGGGGCGGCGGTTATTCGGCCGGATACTACGCGTATATGTGGAGCGATTTGCTGAACGCTGATGCGTGGGACTGGATCTCAACTAACGGCGGGATGACCAGAGCTAACGGCGACCGTTTCAGAAAACATATTCTTTCGGTGGGAAATTCTGTTGATCTTAATCAGGCTTACAGAGATTTCACGGGAAGAACGCCGGACATCAAGCCACTTCTGATTAATAAAGGTTTTATCAGCAAATAA
- a CDS encoding Dihydrofolate reductase, with product MITIVVAMGLKNEIGADNQLLWHLPQDLKHFKEITTGHPIIMGRKTYESIGRPLPNRTNIVVSRKKDWFAEGVLIVGSLKEALKFAKKIDENVFVIGGGNIYEQTIDLADKLEVTLVKAEINADIFFPKIDLKIWEKTSETCIDKDEKHAYDFCFQTFVKKVGSATS from the coding sequence ATGATCACAATCGTAGTGGCAATGGGACTTAAGAATGAGATAGGTGCTGATAATCAGCTTCTTTGGCATTTACCACAGGATCTCAAACATTTTAAAGAAATCACCACCGGCCACCCCATCATCATGGGTAGAAAAACCTACGAAAGCATCGGACGGCCTCTGCCAAACCGCACGAATATTGTGGTTTCGCGAAAAAAAGACTGGTTTGCGGAAGGTGTCTTAATTGTAGGAAGCTTGAAAGAAGCCTTGAAATTTGCTAAAAAAATTGATGAAAACGTCTTCGTCATCGGTGGCGGAAACATTTACGAACAGACCATAGACCTGGCTGACAAACTGGAAGTTACGCTTGTAAAGGCTGAAATTAACGCCGATATCTTCTTCCCGAAAATCGACCTTAAAATCTGGGAGAAAACCTCGGAAACCTGCATAGACAAAGACGAGAAACACGCCTACGATTTCTGTTTCCAGACTTTTGTGAAAAAAGTAGGATCTGCAACTTCTTAA
- a CDS encoding yadS protein — translation MVHENLNLAIELLGTVAFAMSGSFAAMQKRLDPFGVLIIAFITSVGGGTVRDLLLDVPVFWMRDLVMCSVIFITCLLSMIFKSMENKFKVTLFIFDSFGLGLFTIVGIQKGLNADLHPLICLTLGTITGCFGGIIRDMLLTRIPLIFRKEIYATACIVGGTVFLLLIKYSSLSYAFIQIFTILLIVAIRTLAVKYHWQMPKFYGNEQNSEM, via the coding sequence ATGGTTCACGAAAATTTAAATCTCGCGATAGAGTTGCTCGGTACCGTTGCATTTGCGATGTCGGGCAGTTTTGCAGCGATGCAGAAAAGGCTCGATCCTTTCGGCGTCCTCATTATCGCGTTCATCACGTCGGTTGGCGGCGGTACTGTACGTGATCTGCTGCTGGATGTACCCGTATTTTGGATGCGCGACCTGGTGATGTGCTCGGTTATTTTTATCACGTGTCTTCTTTCGATGATCTTCAAATCGATGGAGAACAAATTTAAGGTAACGCTGTTTATTTTCGACAGTTTCGGGCTCGGACTTTTTACGATCGTCGGTATCCAGAAAGGCTTAAACGCAGACCTTCATCCCCTGATCTGTCTCACTTTGGGCACAATAACAGGATGTTTCGGCGGGATTATCCGCGATATGCTGCTCACACGTATTCCACTTATCTTCAGAAAAGAAATTTACGCCACAGCCTGTATTGTGGGTGGAACGGTTTTCCTTTTGCTCATAAAATATTCTTCTTTAAGTTATGCATTCATCCAGATCTTTACGATTCTGCTGATCGTTGCCATTCGCACACTGGCGGTGAAATACCACTGGCAAATGCCTAAATTCTATGGAAACGAACAGAACTCGGAGATGTAA
- a CDS encoding Tetraacyldisaccharide 4'-kinase has product MPTMKRWYLYPFSVGYHFVTAIRNVMYDWGIFKSKSFKTPIINVGNLSVGGSGKSPMVMYLAEYLSKQYRTGVLSRGYGRITKGYGITNYDSNYKTVGDEAMQLFERFKNRFVIGVSEERVPGAQKMIDDMDLNVLVLDDAYQHRKIKPGFNILMTDYNDPYFKDFLLPAGDLRESRSGAARAQIIMVSKCPADLTDEKKQYYISRIKPQHDQKVFFSSIGYDENVYSADKFLPDNNLSYYDILLITGIANPKPLINHLANFSHRVKHLKFKDHHNFSDQDIKNILAEYKKLGEYKIILTTEKDYVRLKTFDYLRDLMYYWPINVIIDRKDDFNQIIQNYVSRN; this is encoded by the coding sequence TTGCCGACTATGAAAAGATGGTATCTCTACCCTTTTTCCGTTGGTTATCATTTCGTAACAGCTATAAGAAACGTAATGTATGATTGGGGAATCTTTAAATCAAAATCCTTTAAAACACCGATCATCAACGTCGGAAACCTTTCGGTGGGCGGCAGCGGTAAGTCGCCGATGGTGATGTACCTCGCGGAATATCTGTCGAAACAGTACCGAACCGGCGTATTGTCCCGCGGATACGGCCGGATCACAAAAGGATATGGCATCACGAATTACGACAGCAACTATAAAACCGTGGGCGATGAAGCTATGCAGTTGTTTGAAAGGTTCAAAAACCGTTTCGTCATCGGCGTTTCAGAAGAACGGGTGCCCGGCGCACAGAAAATGATCGACGATATGGACCTGAATGTGCTGGTTCTGGATGATGCCTATCAGCACCGTAAGATAAAGCCCGGCTTCAACATCCTGATGACGGATTATAACGATCCTTATTTCAAAGATTTCCTTTTGCCGGCCGGCGATTTACGCGAAAGCCGAAGCGGCGCTGCACGGGCTCAAATTATTATGGTATCCAAGTGCCCCGCAGATTTAACCGACGAGAAAAAACAGTATTATATTTCGAGGATAAAACCGCAGCATGACCAGAAAGTTTTCTTTTCGAGCATCGGTTATGACGAGAATGTGTACAGCGCCGATAAATTTCTGCCCGATAATAATTTGAGCTATTACGATATTTTATTAATTACAGGCATCGCGAACCCGAAACCGCTCATAAATCACCTCGCGAATTTTTCGCATCGTGTAAAACATCTCAAATTTAAAGATCATCATAATTTCAGCGATCAGGACATTAAAAACATCCTCGCCGAATACAAAAAATTAGGCGAATATAAAATAATCCTGACGACCGAAAAAGATTACGTACGGCTGAAAACCTTCGACTATCTGCGCGATCTGATGTACTACTGGCCAATTAATGTAATTATCGACCGTAAAGATGATTTTAACCAGATCATTCAGAACTACGTGAGCCGCAACTGA
- a CDS encoding D-alanine--D-alanine ligase, with translation MFKFALITLKIMNKKNVAVVMGGYSDEYVVSLKSGQLIYDSLDRDSYNVYKVIVLKDEWYFLDDREQKVPVNKADFSVNLDSGFDVKFDVCFNIIHGKPGENGELQAYWDTIGQKYTGCGFYQSALTFNKKDTLAVLSKYGIPAAKSVYIRKGEAIDEDGIIEDLKLPLFVKPNQSGSSLGISKVKDKSEFQKAIDFAFEQDDEVLIESFLDGMEVSVGVVDFNGESIVLGITEIVSHKEFFDYEAKYEGASEEITPARIDDETRQKVEEIAKKAYNSLGMSGFSRSEFIIMGGTPYMLEMNTNPGFSPASILPQQAKIYGISIKDLCGNEVEKALAKA, from the coding sequence TTGTTTAAATTTGCCCTGATTACACTGAAAATTATGAACAAGAAAAATGTCGCGGTAGTTATGGGCGGATATTCGGATGAATATGTAGTTTCCCTTAAAAGCGGCCAGCTTATTTACGATTCCTTAGACCGCGACAGCTACAACGTGTACAAGGTGATCGTCCTTAAAGACGAATGGTACTTTCTGGATGACCGTGAACAGAAAGTTCCGGTGAACAAAGCCGATTTTTCAGTGAATCTCGACAGTGGCTTTGATGTGAAATTTGATGTGTGTTTCAACATAATTCACGGTAAACCCGGTGAAAATGGCGAGCTTCAGGCGTATTGGGATACTATTGGCCAGAAATATACAGGTTGTGGATTTTACCAGAGTGCATTAACATTCAATAAAAAAGATACGCTGGCTGTCCTCTCAAAATACGGAATTCCGGCTGCCAAAAGCGTTTATATAAGAAAAGGCGAGGCGATTGATGAAGACGGAATTATTGAAGATCTTAAACTTCCGTTGTTCGTAAAACCTAACCAAAGCGGTTCCTCACTCGGTATTTCAAAAGTGAAGGATAAATCTGAATTCCAGAAGGCGATAGATTTTGCTTTTGAACAGGATGATGAGGTTTTAATTGAAAGCTTCCTCGATGGGATGGAGGTTTCTGTCGGTGTTGTGGATTTTAACGGTGAATCGATTGTTCTTGGAATTACAGAAATTGTTTCGCATAAAGAATTCTTCGATTATGAGGCTAAATACGAAGGCGCTTCCGAAGAAATCACTCCCGCAAGAATTGATGATGAAACGCGCCAAAAAGTGGAGGAAATTGCGAAGAAAGCGTACAATTCTTTAGGAATGAGCGGCTTTTCCAGAAGTGAGTTCATCATTATGGGCGGCACGCCTTATATGCTCGAAATGAATACCAATCCGGGGTTTTCACCTGCTTCTATTCTCCCGCAACAGGCGAAGATCTATGGAATTTCAATTAAAGATCTGTGCGGAAACGAGGTGGAAAAAGCACTCGCAAAGGCATAA
- a CDS encoding UDP-N-acetylenolpyruvoylglucosamine reductase, whose amino-acid sequence MKIHQNFSLKNHNTFGVDVTARCFVEVSSVGDLTEALNYAKNHSLTTLFLGGGSNILFTQDFDGMVIQLNLKGISEESTSENEVFVTAKAGENWHEFVQFCLSKNYGGLENLSLIPGNVGTSPMQNIGAYGTEIKDVFGNCKVLNLDTLEVEIFNAQQCRFGYRESFFKKEGKGKYVILEVAFKLTRKNHQIRTEYGAIQAELEKLNLTNPTVQDVSMAVINIRQSKLPDPKVVGNAGSFFKNPTIPLAQFEELHVKFPLAPGYPNGDVVKVPAGWLIEQCGWKGRQIGNVASHPLQALVIVNATGKATGKEIFGFSSMIIDSVEERFGIELEREVNVI is encoded by the coding sequence ATGAAAATTCATCAAAATTTTTCATTAAAAAACCACAACACTTTTGGTGTGGACGTTACCGCGCGGTGTTTTGTGGAGGTTTCTTCTGTCGGAGATTTAACCGAAGCACTGAATTACGCTAAAAACCATTCCCTAACTACATTATTTCTTGGTGGCGGCAGCAATATTCTGTTCACTCAGGATTTTGACGGCATGGTGATTCAGCTTAATTTAAAAGGTATTTCGGAGGAAAGCACAAGTGAAAATGAAGTTTTTGTAACCGCCAAAGCCGGCGAGAACTGGCATGAATTCGTGCAGTTCTGTCTGAGCAAAAATTACGGCGGACTGGAGAATCTGTCGCTGATTCCGGGTAATGTGGGCACGTCACCAATGCAGAACATCGGCGCGTACGGCACCGAGATTAAAGATGTTTTCGGAAACTGTAAAGTTCTGAACCTGGATACTTTGGAAGTTGAAATTTTCAACGCTCAACAGTGCCGGTTCGGTTACCGTGAATCGTTTTTTAAAAAAGAAGGCAAAGGAAAGTATGTGATTTTGGAAGTCGCTTTTAAACTTACGCGAAAAAACCATCAGATCCGTACAGAATACGGCGCGATACAGGCAGAACTCGAAAAACTGAATCTGACAAACCCAACTGTTCAGGATGTTTCGATGGCTGTAATCAACATCCGGCAGAGCAAACTCCCGGATCCGAAAGTTGTTGGAAATGCCGGAAGTTTCTTTAAAAATCCAACCATTCCGTTAGCGCAGTTTGAGGAACTTCACGTGAAATTTCCATTAGCGCCCGGTTATCCGAACGGAGATGTGGTGAAAGTGCCGGCGGGCTGGCTCATTGAGCAATGCGGCTGGAAAGGCAGGCAGATCGGTAATGTGGCCTCGCACCCGCTGCAGGCGCTGGTGATTGTAAACGCGACGGGAAAAGCGACGGGTAAAGAAATCTTCGGATTTTCGTCAATGATCATTGATTCTGTTGAAGAAAGGTTCGGAATTGAGCTGGAGCGCGAGGTGAACGTAATTTAA
- a CDS encoding Aspartate aminotransferase, with the protein MPKISNRAQHMPASPVRKLVPYALRAKQKGIKVYHLNIGQPDIETPETAINAIKNIDLKVLEYALSEGNIEYRTALKDYYHSLGFKDLTTDNFIVTNGGSEALNFAISTLCDDGDEVIIPEPYYANYNGFTNTFNVKVVAVPSTIDTGFALPPVEEFEKKITDKTRAIIICNPGNPSGYLYTREELQKLSEIALKHDIVVISDEVYREYVYDGQQQVSMFEFPELAENCIIIDSESKRYSMCGARIGCLITRSKKIHDAAMLFAQARLSPVLLGQIAATAAHRNDTAYILKVREEYTQRRNLLVELLNAIPGVVCPKPKGAFYCVAELPVEDSDEFAQWMLESYSHNNETVMVAPMSGFYSDPKLGKKQVRIAYVLKEADLRRSVELLNDALQKYKSGAVIL; encoded by the coding sequence ATGCCAAAAATTTCGAACCGCGCACAGCACATGCCCGCGTCACCCGTAAGAAAACTGGTTCCGTATGCATTGCGCGCAAAACAAAAAGGAATAAAAGTATATCATCTAAATATTGGTCAGCCTGATATTGAAACGCCTGAAACGGCCATAAATGCGATAAAAAACATTGATCTGAAAGTGTTGGAATATGCGCTTTCCGAAGGGAACATTGAGTACCGCACCGCGCTTAAAGATTATTATCATTCGTTAGGCTTCAAGGATCTTACTACAGATAACTTCATTGTAACAAACGGCGGTTCTGAGGCACTTAACTTTGCGATTTCTACGTTGTGCGACGATGGCGATGAAGTAATTATTCCTGAGCCTTATTACGCCAACTACAACGGTTTTACAAACACCTTCAACGTAAAAGTTGTTGCGGTGCCTTCTACCATCGATACAGGGTTTGCGCTTCCGCCGGTTGAAGAGTTTGAGAAGAAAATCACGGATAAAACGCGTGCAATTATCATATGCAACCCCGGGAATCCGAGCGGTTACCTTTACACGCGCGAAGAATTGCAGAAACTGTCTGAAATTGCGCTGAAGCACGATATCGTAGTGATTTCTGACGAAGTGTATCGAGAATATGTGTACGATGGGCAGCAGCAGGTTTCGATGTTTGAATTTCCTGAACTGGCCGAAAACTGTATCATCATCGATTCGGAATCGAAAAGATATTCAATGTGTGGCGCACGCATTGGCTGCCTGATTACGCGTTCGAAAAAAATACATGACGCGGCCATGCTTTTTGCGCAGGCCCGCCTCAGTCCCGTTCTGTTAGGCCAAATCGCCGCTACGGCAGCACACAGAAACGACACAGCGTACATCCTGAAAGTACGTGAAGAATATACGCAACGCAGAAATCTTCTTGTAGAACTTCTGAACGCGATTCCTGGTGTTGTATGTCCGAAGCCCAAAGGCGCATTTTACTGTGTTGCCGAACTTCCGGTGGAAGATTCAGATGAGTTTGCACAATGGATGCTCGAGAGCTACTCGCACAACAACGAAACTGTGATGGTGGCGCCGATGAGTGGTTTCTACAGCGACCCGAAGCTCGGCAAAAAGCAGGTGCGCATCGCCTATGTGCTTAAGGAAGCCGATTTGCGCAGAAGTGTGGAGTTGCTTAACGATGCGCTTCAGAAGTACAAATCCGGAGCTGTTATATTGTAA
- a CDS encoding LSU ribosomal protein L28p — MHSQIFSSKKEHRDMSRICQITGKRAMVGNNVSHANNKTKRRFEINLLEKKFYLPEQEKSVTLKVSAHGLRIINKVGIEEAIEAAIRNGFIKKDK, encoded by the coding sequence TTGCACTCTCAAATATTTAGTAGTAAAAAAGAACATCGAGATATGTCAAGAATTTGCCAAATAACAGGAAAGCGTGCCATGGTTGGAAACAATGTTTCTCACGCTAATAACAAAACGAAGCGCCGTTTTGAAATTAATTTATTGGAGAAGAAATTTTACCTTCCGGAGCAAGAGAAATCGGTTACTTTAAAAGTTTCAGCACACGGATTGAGAATCATCAACAAAGTTGGTATCGAAGAAGCGATTGAAGCAGCAATAAGAAACGGATTTATAAAAAAAGATAAGTAA